Proteins from a genomic interval of Nostoc sp. TCL240-02:
- a CDS encoding phage holin family protein, with protein sequence MQHFLLTWLGTAVALFLTANIVPGFFIKNFVVALVAALVIGLVNAFIRPILQILTFPITLLTFGLFTLVINALTLWLASALTPGSGFEIQGFLPALLGSIVLAIVSSIINYLLRVVD encoded by the coding sequence ATGCAACACTTTTTATTAACTTGGCTCGGTACTGCGGTGGCGTTATTTCTTACTGCTAATATCGTTCCGGGATTCTTTATCAAGAATTTTGTGGTTGCCTTAGTCGCTGCCCTGGTTATTGGTCTGGTTAACGCATTTATTAGACCAATTTTGCAGATTTTGACCTTTCCGATTACCTTGCTTACCTTTGGTTTATTTACATTGGTAATCAATGCTTTAACACTTTGGTTGGCAAGTGCCTTAACCCCTGGTTCTGGTTTTGAGATTCAGGGTTTTTTACCTGCTTTGTTAGGTTCAATCGTGCTAGCTATTGTTTCTAGCATAATTAACTATTTGTTGAGAGTTGTTGACTAG
- the cimA gene encoding citramalate synthase, whose translation MTTNSSPQLWLYDTTLRDGTQREGLSVSIEDKLRIAKRLDQLGVPFIEGGWPGANPKDVQFFWQLQEDPLKLAEIVAFCSTRRPNSTAATEPMLQDILAAGTRWVTIFGKSWDLHVTTSLKTTLEENLAMIRDTIEYLRSQGRRIIYDAEHWFDGYKHNPDYALQTLEAAIASGAEWLVLCDTNGGTLPHEISQIVQDVVKVTGDWGLGTRKESSQSLIPNTQYPIPQIGIHTHNDSEMAVANAIAAVMAGAKMVQGTINGYGERCGNANLCSLIPNLQLKLGYSCITEDQLTQLTEASRFVSEVVNLAPDEHAPFVGLSAFAHKGGIHVSAVERNPLTYEHIQPEQVGNHRRIVISEQSGLSNVLAKARSFGIDLEKLKAEAKQILQRLKDLESEGFQFEAAEASFALLMHEALGGRQKFFEVKGFQVHCDLIEGKESSNALATVKIAVDGKNILEAAEGNGPVAALDAALRKALVNFYPQIATFDLTDYKVRILNGHTGTAAKTRVLVESGNGRQRWTTVGVSTNILEASYQAVVEGLEYGLLLHSQAEVAVKASS comes from the coding sequence ATGACCACAAATTCCTCACCTCAACTTTGGCTCTATGACACTACATTACGGGATGGCACTCAGCGCGAGGGGCTATCTGTATCGATAGAAGATAAGTTACGCATTGCCAAAAGACTCGATCAACTGGGAGTTCCCTTCATTGAAGGCGGTTGGCCTGGTGCTAATCCCAAGGATGTACAATTTTTCTGGCAACTCCAAGAAGATCCGCTAAAACTTGCTGAAATTGTGGCTTTTTGTTCGACTCGACGGCCTAACTCCACTGCCGCAACCGAACCGATGCTACAGGATATTTTGGCTGCGGGAACTCGCTGGGTAACGATTTTTGGTAAGTCTTGGGATTTACATGTCACAACTAGCCTCAAAACGACGTTAGAAGAAAATTTGGCGATGATTCGTGACACCATTGAGTACCTCCGTTCTCAAGGTCGTCGCATTATCTACGATGCCGAACATTGGTTTGATGGTTACAAGCACAATCCAGATTATGCTTTACAAACATTAGAGGCTGCGATCGCATCCGGTGCTGAATGGCTAGTTCTCTGTGATACCAATGGCGGCACTTTACCTCATGAAATTAGCCAAATTGTGCAAGATGTAGTCAAGGTGACTGGGGACTGGGGACTAGGGACTAGGAAAGAATCTTCCCAATCCCTAATCCCCAATACCCAATACCCAATACCCCAAATTGGAATTCATACTCATAACGATTCCGAAATGGCGGTTGCTAACGCAATAGCCGCCGTGATGGCAGGGGCAAAGATGGTACAGGGCACAATTAATGGTTACGGTGAACGTTGCGGCAATGCTAACCTCTGTTCGTTAATTCCCAATTTACAACTGAAGCTGGGTTACAGTTGTATCACAGAAGACCAGCTAACACAACTTACAGAAGCTAGTCGTTTTGTTAGTGAAGTGGTCAACCTCGCGCCAGATGAACACGCTCCCTTTGTGGGACTTTCGGCTTTTGCCCACAAGGGTGGTATTCATGTATCAGCAGTAGAACGTAATCCCCTGACTTACGAACATATTCAGCCGGAACAAGTCGGGAATCATCGCCGCATCGTGATTTCTGAACAGTCTGGACTCAGTAATGTTCTAGCCAAAGCCCGCAGTTTCGGGATTGACCTCGAAAAGCTTAAGGCAGAAGCCAAGCAAATTCTCCAACGTCTCAAAGATTTGGAGAGTGAAGGATTTCAATTTGAAGCAGCAGAGGCCAGTTTTGCGCTACTAATGCACGAAGCTTTGGGAGGTCGCCAGAAGTTTTTTGAAGTCAAAGGTTTTCAAGTCCACTGTGACTTGATTGAGGGGAAAGAAAGTAGTAATGCCCTAGCTACAGTCAAAATCGCTGTTGACGGCAAAAATATTCTGGAGGCGGCAGAAGGTAATGGCCCTGTTGCTGCGTTGGATGCGGCTTTACGCAAGGCTTTGGTGAACTTTTATCCCCAAATAGCAACCTTTGATTTGACTGATTACAAAGTGCGGATTCTCAACGGACATACGGGGACTGCGGCAAAAACCCGTGTGTTGGTAGAATCAGGCAATGGTCGTCAACGCTGGACGACGGTAGGGGTTTCCACCAATATTTTGGAGGCTTCCTATCAAGCAGTGGTCGAGGGATTGGAATATGGGTTGCTATTACACTCCCAAGCAGAAGTGGCAGTGAAAGCTTCTAGTTGA
- a CDS encoding pitrilysin family protein: MTTLLQKSPIHRTVLNNDIVVLAAENPAADIIAARIFVRAGSCNENREQAGLAHLLSAVMTKGCDGLSSLEIAEKVESVGASLSADAGTDYFLLSFKTVTSDFAEILALAARILRSPTFPETQVELERRLALQDIRSQKEQPFNVAFEQMRQIMYQNHPYSMSVLGDETSMSSLTRADLVEYHQTYFRPDNVVISIAGRVTPTDAAALVEEVFADWQAPAQALPILNLPEIKVEPQVKVKPVQTQQSIVMLGYLGTSVNSVDYAALKLLCTYLGNGLSSRLFVELREKRGLAYEVSAFYSTRLFPASFVVYMGTAPENTSIALEGLRTEVDLLSTTEVSGSALQAAKNKILGQYALGKQTNGQIAQIYGWYEILGLGIDFDTKFQELIAAVSAKDAIAAASKYLKSPYLSLVGQEEAINRAIA, encoded by the coding sequence ATGACAACCTTGCTGCAAAAATCGCCTATCCATCGCACCGTATTAAATAATGACATTGTCGTGCTGGCGGCAGAAAACCCTGCTGCGGATATTATTGCTGCACGAATTTTTGTGCGTGCTGGTAGTTGTAACGAAAACCGGGAGCAAGCAGGGTTGGCGCATTTGCTATCAGCAGTGATGACAAAGGGATGCGATGGACTTTCTAGTTTGGAAATTGCTGAAAAAGTCGAGTCTGTAGGAGCAAGTTTGAGTGCAGATGCTGGCACTGATTATTTTTTGCTATCTTTCAAGACGGTAACATCAGATTTTGCGGAAATTTTAGCATTGGCAGCGCGGATTTTGCGATCGCCTACTTTTCCTGAAACTCAAGTGGAACTAGAACGGCGTTTAGCACTCCAAGATATTCGTTCGCAAAAAGAGCAACCTTTCAATGTCGCCTTTGAACAAATGCGGCAGATAATGTACCAAAATCATCCCTACTCTATGTCAGTGCTGGGAGATGAAACCAGTATGAGTAGCTTAACTCGTGCAGATTTAGTGGAGTATCACCAAACTTATTTCCGCCCAGATAATGTAGTAATTAGCATTGCTGGGAGAGTCACACCTACAGATGCAGCAGCGTTGGTGGAAGAAGTTTTTGCTGATTGGCAAGCGCCAGCCCAAGCACTACCAATACTGAATTTACCTGAAATTAAAGTGGAACCGCAGGTAAAGGTTAAGCCAGTACAGACACAACAATCAATCGTGATGCTTGGTTATTTAGGAACATCGGTCAATTCTGTTGACTACGCCGCCCTGAAGTTGCTGTGTACTTACTTGGGAAATGGGCTTTCTAGTCGCTTGTTTGTCGAACTGCGGGAAAAGCGCGGTTTAGCTTATGAAGTATCTGCTTTTTACTCCACAAGGCTATTTCCAGCCTCATTTGTGGTTTACATGGGTACAGCACCAGAGAATACTAGCATTGCCCTAGAAGGACTACGTACAGAAGTAGATTTATTGTCTACCACTGAAGTATCTGGAAGTGCCCTCCAAGCTGCAAAAAATAAGATTCTTGGGCAGTATGCCTTGGGTAAACAAACAAATGGGCAAATTGCTCAGATATACGGCTGGTATGAAATTTTGGGCTTAGGAATTGATTTTGATACCAAGTTTCAAGAATTGATTGCGGCGGTGAGTGCCAAAGATGCGATCGCTGCCGCAAGTAAGTATTTAAAATCACCTTACTTGTCTTTAGTTGGTCAAGAAGAAGCAATTAACCGAGCGATCGCTTAA
- a CDS encoding peptidoglycan-binding protein, translated as MQSSLTASILSSLKLLDPTVNRCGMEKRQKSWWTKRSKSFSAIEILLLSATPLLIASTPLISIAAPQKIAQINPGDSISRPNLKVGSQGERVSELQAALKLLGFYSGAVDGIYSENTASAVARFKQAAGLNPDGVVDASTWQRLFPNQPVAASTIPSSQPRFNSATNFPVPTQASSLTNVANPNPNPPRQAVTQVATSSEPRPTTPRQAVTQVATSSEPRPATPKKAVTQVATSPEPRPATPRKATTSSTQKTPNRTTSTARTQSATRTGQTTRTQKNTTTQRTPGIQYTSEGLPILRIGLRGSEVVKLQQQLKRLGFLKGDADGDFGETTEAAVQAAQKRYGLEADGVVGGSTWEVLLRR; from the coding sequence ATGCAAAGCAGCCTGACAGCAAGTATTTTGAGTTCCTTAAAATTACTAGACCCCACTGTAAATCGCTGTGGAATGGAAAAACGGCAAAAAAGTTGGTGGACAAAGAGGTCTAAATCTTTCTCAGCCATTGAAATACTCTTGTTATCCGCAACGCCTCTGCTTATTGCCTCAACGCCTTTAATATCAATAGCAGCGCCACAAAAAATTGCCCAAATAAATCCTGGAGATAGCATCAGCCGCCCTAACCTCAAAGTTGGTAGCCAAGGCGAACGCGTATCTGAACTTCAGGCAGCTCTGAAACTTTTGGGTTTTTACTCTGGTGCAGTAGATGGTATTTATAGTGAGAATACAGCCAGTGCTGTTGCCCGTTTTAAACAAGCAGCTGGCTTGAATCCAGATGGCGTTGTTGATGCCAGCACTTGGCAAAGACTTTTCCCTAATCAACCAGTAGCAGCATCAACCATCCCTTCATCCCAGCCAAGATTTAACTCAGCTACGAATTTTCCTGTTCCAACCCAGGCTAGCAGCCTCACCAACGTTGCAAATCCTAACCCCAACCCCCCAAGACAAGCTGTAACACAAGTTGCGACTAGCTCAGAGCCAAGACCTACTACCCCAAGACAAGCTGTAACACAAGTTGCGACTAGCTCAGAGCCAAGACCTGCTACCCCAAAAAAAGCTGTAACACAAGTTGCGACTAGCCCTGAGCCAAGACCTGCTACCCCAAGAAAAGCTACAACTTCAAGCACACAAAAAACGCCAAATCGTACTACATCAACTGCTAGAACTCAGTCAGCTACACGGACTGGGCAAACTACTCGAACTCAGAAAAACACAACTACTCAACGAACTCCTGGTATTCAATATACCTCCGAAGGATTGCCAATTTTACGTATAGGATTACGTGGTTCTGAAGTTGTTAAGTTGCAACAACAACTGAAAAGGCTTGGTTTCTTGAAAGGCGATGCCGATGGAGACTTTGGTGAGACAACCGAGGCTGCTGTGCAAGCAGCACAAAAGCGGTATGGTTTAGAAGCTGATGGTGTAGTTGGTGGCTCTACCTGGGAGGTTCTTTTGCGGCGCTAG
- a CDS encoding cobalamin biosynthesis protein: protein MQQVFWVGIGCKRGTSRQLIDWAIEQAFRENQLFQSAIAGIATIDAKALEVGLVELCNLRNLPLKTFSAEILCSVCVPNPATITDHKVGTPSVAEAAAILAATQASLLTAPPFTSTEALGVTLLVPKQIFQLQGQPGAVTLAVAQASNIMSITKIN, encoded by the coding sequence GTGCAACAGGTTTTCTGGGTAGGAATCGGTTGTAAGCGGGGAACCTCACGGCAATTGATTGATTGGGCTATTGAGCAAGCCTTTCGAGAAAATCAACTTTTTCAAAGTGCGATCGCAGGGATTGCCACCATTGACGCTAAAGCCTTGGAAGTTGGTTTAGTAGAACTTTGCAACCTACGCAATCTGCCTCTAAAAACCTTTTCTGCGGAAATTCTTTGCTCTGTCTGTGTCCCCAACCCTGCCACAATTACTGACCACAAAGTAGGTACACCTAGCGTAGCAGAGGCAGCTGCTATTCTTGCAGCGACTCAAGCATCGTTGTTGACTGCTCCCCCCTTTACCAGCACAGAAGCATTGGGAGTGACGTTGTTAGTTCCTAAACAAATTTTCCAGCTACAAGGGCAACCAGGAGCTGTAACGTTAGCTGTTGCCCAAGCCTCAAATATTATGAGTATTACAAAAATTAACTAA
- a CDS encoding 2Fe-2S iron-sulfur cluster-binding protein: MPKVLAEGKTIQCLSGSNLRTILLQNGIHLYNDDAKVINCRGIGSCGTCAVKVEGEISAANWRDRARRSLPPHSPTTDLRLACQTQVLGDVKVTKFDGFWGQGSRIVWTPKG, translated from the coding sequence ATGCCTAAAGTACTAGCTGAAGGTAAAACAATTCAGTGCTTAAGCGGAAGCAATCTCCGAACAATTTTGCTGCAAAATGGTATTCACCTCTACAATGACGATGCTAAGGTAATAAACTGTCGGGGCATTGGCAGTTGCGGAACCTGCGCGGTTAAGGTAGAGGGCGAAATATCAGCAGCGAATTGGCGCGATCGAGCGCGGCGTTCGCTTCCTCCCCATTCTCCTACAACAGACTTACGTTTAGCCTGTCAAACTCAGGTTTTAGGCGATGTGAAAGTGACAAAGTTTGATGGATTTTGGGGACAAGGTTCTCGAATAGTGTGGACACCAAAAGGTTAA
- the thiO gene encoding glycine oxidase ThiO, whose protein sequence is MTSEIVIIGGGVIGLAIAIELKMRGTNVTVLCRDFQAAATHAAAGMLAPDAENITNEAMRSLCWRSRALYPDWTTKLEELTGLNTGYRACGILAPIFEEAGGQGSRGQGVGSRGKGENFSPLHLSPCPPASSPAYWLNKEAIHQYQPGLGAEVVGGWWYPEDAQVDNKALAQVLRTAAEYVGVELKDGITVEAFLQQQGQVVGVQTNVGIIRAAHYVLASGAWSNELLPLPVLPKKGQMLSVRIPEFAPELPLKRILYGHNIYIVPRRDRLIIGATSEDVGFTPNNTPDGIQKLLQAAIQLYPQLKHYPIQEFWWGFRPATPDELPILGTSHCQNLTLATGHYRNGILLTPVTAALIADLILEQKPDPLLADFHYSRFQSQPSTSTPMLTHSANFSNGNRPAISSLPVQDSPLIIAGKTFQSRLMTGTGKYLSIEEMQQSVAASDCQIVTVAVRRVQTKAPGHEGLAEALNWTKIWMLPNTAGCQTAEEAIRVARLGREMAKLLGQEDNNFVKLEVIPDLKYLLPDPIGTLQAAEQLVKEGFAVLPYINADPMLAKRLEEVGCATVMPLASPIGSGQGLKTTANIQIIIENANVPVVVDAGIGSPSEAAQAMELGADALLINSAIALSPNPAAMARAMNLATVAGRLAYLAGRMPIKDYASPSSPLTGTITN, encoded by the coding sequence ATGACTAGTGAGATCGTAATTATTGGTGGCGGCGTTATTGGTTTAGCGATCGCTATTGAACTAAAAATGCGCGGGACAAACGTCACCGTGCTTTGTCGTGACTTCCAAGCTGCCGCTACCCACGCCGCCGCCGGGATGCTAGCACCAGACGCGGAAAACATCACTAATGAGGCAATGCGTTCATTGTGTTGGCGATCGCGTGCTTTATATCCCGACTGGACAACTAAACTAGAAGAACTAACTGGTTTAAATACTGGCTACCGTGCCTGTGGTATTCTCGCGCCCATCTTTGAAGAGGCGGGGGGGCAGGGGAGCAGGGGGCAGGGGGTAGGGAGCAGGGGGAAAGGGGAAAATTTCTCTCCTCTGCACCTTTCCCCCTGCCCCCCTGCCTCTTCCCCGGCTTACTGGTTAAATAAAGAGGCAATTCATCAATATCAGCCAGGATTGGGAGCAGAGGTAGTTGGTGGCTGGTGGTATCCTGAAGATGCACAAGTTGATAATAAGGCTTTAGCTCAAGTATTGCGGACGGCGGCTGAGTATGTTGGTGTTGAACTCAAAGACGGTATTACAGTAGAAGCATTTTTACAGCAGCAAGGACAAGTGGTTGGCGTGCAAACCAATGTTGGGATAATTCGCGCCGCGCACTATGTTTTAGCTTCAGGTGCTTGGTCAAATGAGTTATTGCCGCTACCCGTGCTACCCAAAAAAGGACAAATGCTGAGTGTACGGATACCAGAATTTGCGCCGGAATTGCCCTTAAAGCGGATTTTGTATGGGCATAATATTTACATCGTACCAAGACGCGATCGCCTAATTATTGGGGCAACAAGCGAAGACGTTGGTTTCACCCCTAACAACACCCCAGACGGCATTCAAAAATTATTACAAGCTGCCATCCAGCTGTATCCCCAATTAAAGCATTATCCCATCCAAGAGTTCTGGTGGGGATTTCGCCCAGCCACCCCCGATGAGTTACCCATCCTTGGTACTAGCCACTGTCAAAATTTAACCCTTGCTACGGGTCATTACCGTAACGGAATTCTACTTACACCTGTAACAGCCGCATTGATTGCCGATTTAATCTTAGAACAAAAGCCCGATCCTCTACTTGCTGATTTTCACTATTCGCGCTTCCAATCCCAGCCATCTACCTCCACCCCAATGCTGACTCACTCTGCCAACTTCTCCAACGGGAATCGTCCTGCTATATCCTCCCTCCCAGTTCAAGACTCGCCGCTAATTATTGCTGGCAAAACCTTCCAATCCCGCTTGATGACGGGAACTGGTAAGTATCTCAGCATAGAAGAAATGCAGCAAAGCGTCGCCGCCAGTGATTGCCAGATTGTCACCGTGGCTGTACGACGGGTACAAACCAAGGCCCCCGGACATGAAGGTTTAGCCGAAGCCTTAAATTGGACAAAAATTTGGATGTTGCCCAATACCGCAGGTTGCCAAACTGCTGAAGAAGCGATTCGGGTGGCGCGTTTGGGGCGAGAAATGGCGAAATTGTTAGGGCAGGAAGATAATAACTTTGTCAAGTTAGAAGTAATACCTGACCTTAAGTATTTACTCCCAGATCCAATTGGGACGCTGCAAGCCGCAGAACAACTAGTTAAAGAAGGTTTTGCAGTATTGCCTTACATTAACGCTGACCCCATGTTAGCCAAGCGTTTAGAAGAAGTAGGCTGTGCGACAGTAATGCCTTTGGCATCACCAATTGGTTCTGGACAAGGGCTAAAAACAACCGCCAACATCCAAATCATCATCGAAAATGCGAATGTGCCAGTGGTGGTAGATGCTGGTATTGGTTCACCCTCAGAAGCTGCTCAAGCAATGGAATTGGGAGCAGATGCTTTATTGATTAATAGTGCGATCGCTCTTTCTCCAAACCCAGCAGCAATGGCTCGTGCCATGAATTTAGCAACAGTCGCCGGTCGCCTAGCATACCTTGCTGGTAGGATGCCGATCAAAGATTACGCCAGTCCTAGTTCACCTCTCACTGGGACGATTACTAATTAG
- a CDS encoding pitrilysin family protein produces MRYRSELRLHNCVELWLKLQKLLKQLTNTVFPASVFRLESGLTFIHQEIPTTPVVVADVWVRAGASLEPKPWFGMAHFLEHMIFKGTATLPPGMFDSKVENRGGVSNAATSYDYANYSLTTAAPYLKDTLPYLGELLLNAAIPEDEFSRERDVVLEEIRSCQDDSDWIGFQALIQSIYPHHPYGRSVLGTEQELMQQSPEAMRCFHHAHYQPENMTVVIAGGIAQQPAWELVNRSFSDFAERSNCPQFEKVTKPAITGIHRQELCLPRIEQARLLMAWLVPGVEEIRTSYGLDLLSVLLAEGRTSRLVRDLREDLQLVQGICSSFSLQRESSLFTITAWLEPENLEEVESLICAHLDDLQTEGISEQELARTRRLLCNEYAFSTETPNQLTGLYGYYNTIAQAELAVTYPQQIQSFDAQQLQKLAKQYLSPQNYAVTVLKPC; encoded by the coding sequence ATGAGGTATCGTTCAGAGTTAAGATTACACAATTGCGTTGAATTGTGGTTAAAGCTACAAAAATTGTTAAAACAACTAACTAATACCGTATTTCCAGCCTCAGTCTTCCGACTAGAGAGTGGTTTAACTTTTATTCATCAAGAGATTCCCACTACTCCTGTAGTTGTGGCTGATGTTTGGGTGCGTGCTGGAGCAAGCCTAGAGCCAAAACCGTGGTTTGGGATGGCGCACTTTTTAGAACACATGATTTTTAAAGGTACGGCAACACTTCCCCCTGGAATGTTTGATTCCAAAGTTGAAAACCGGGGTGGCGTAAGTAATGCGGCGACAAGCTATGATTATGCTAATTATTCACTCACCACAGCCGCCCCTTATTTAAAAGATACTTTGCCCTATTTGGGCGAATTACTGCTCAATGCGGCAATTCCAGAAGACGAATTTAGCCGCGAGCGGGACGTGGTGCTAGAGGAAATTCGCTCTTGTCAGGACGATTCCGACTGGATAGGATTTCAAGCTCTGATTCAAAGCATCTATCCACATCACCCTTACGGGCGTTCGGTGTTAGGTACCGAGCAAGAGCTGATGCAGCAGTCTCCAGAAGCAATGCGCTGTTTTCATCACGCCCACTATCAGCCGGAAAATATGACAGTGGTAATTGCTGGGGGTATAGCCCAGCAACCAGCTTGGGAATTAGTAAATCGTTCATTTAGTGATTTTGCCGAACGCTCGAATTGTCCGCAGTTTGAGAAAGTCACAAAGCCAGCGATAACAGGAATTCACCGTCAAGAACTGTGTTTACCACGCATAGAGCAAGCACGATTGTTGATGGCCTGGTTGGTACCAGGAGTAGAAGAAATTCGCACTAGCTATGGTCTAGATTTATTGTCCGTGTTATTGGCAGAAGGGCGAACTTCGCGTTTAGTGCGTGATTTGCGAGAAGATTTGCAATTGGTACAAGGAATTTGTAGTAGTTTTTCTCTACAACGGGAATCAAGTTTATTTACAATTACTGCCTGGTTGGAACCAGAAAATCTAGAAGAAGTTGAGTCTTTAATTTGCGCTCATTTGGATGATTTGCAGACTGAAGGAATTAGTGAACAGGAACTTGCCCGTACACGCAGACTACTGTGTAACGAGTATGCGTTTTCTACTGAAACGCCAAATCAATTGACAGGGCTTTATGGATATTACAATACCATCGCCCAAGCTGAATTAGCTGTGACATATCCCCAGCAGATTCAGTCTTTTGATGCTCAACAACTGCAAAAATTAGCTAAACAATATCTCTCACCGCAGAATTATGCGGTTACTGTACTTAAACCGTGTTAG
- a CDS encoding ssl1498 family light-harvesting-like protein has translation MPYTNEEGGLLNNFAREPKIYQAEPPTQGQKRTYIILGIAATALVVGLILVAFFVSKSS, from the coding sequence ATGCCCTATACCAATGAAGAAGGCGGCCTTTTGAATAATTTTGCCCGGGAACCAAAGATTTATCAAGCAGAACCTCCAACACAAGGGCAAAAACGAACTTATATCATACTAGGAATTGCCGCTACAGCTTTGGTTGTCGGCTTGATTCTAGTCGCCTTCTTCGTTTCTAAGAGCAGTTAA